The proteins below come from a single Triticum aestivum cultivar Chinese Spring chromosome 5D, IWGSC CS RefSeq v2.1, whole genome shotgun sequence genomic window:
- the LOC123123949 gene encoding heat stress transcription factor A-1 has protein sequence MDGGVAAAAAAAAAASTVTTAVAPPGAAGAGAPPPFLMKTYDMVDDPATDAVVSWGPANNSFIVWNTPEFARDLLPKYFKHNNFSSFVRQLNTYGFRKVDPDKWEFANEGFLRGQKHLLKTINRRKPSHANNQVQVPQQQPQQQHQQQPQLQNAPMPSCVEVGKFGMEEEIEMLKRDKNVLMQELVRLRQQQQTTDHQLQTLGKRLHGMEQRQQQMMSFLAKAMQSPGFLAQFVQQNENSKRRIVAANKKRRLPKQDDGLNSESALLDGQIIKYQPMINEAAKAMLRKILQQDTSPHRFESMGNSDNLLLENCMPSAQTFDSSSSTRNSAVTLAEVPGNSGMPYMPTSSGLSAICSSSTPPEMQCPVLDSNSSTQLPTQLPNMSAASSIPKAMTPGLSDISIPGFPDLHDLITEDAINIPVENYAMPGPECIFPLPDEGSDDSVPMDPIDTDETDDTQKLPGIIDSFWEQFLCASPLSIDNDEVDSGLLDTREAQEENGWTRTENLANLTEQMGLLSSNHRG, from the exons ATGGACGGCGGGGTAGCTGCTGCGGccgccgcggccgcggcggcgTCGACGGTGACCACGGCGGTCGCGCCtcccggggcggcgggggcgggcgcgcCGCCGCCGTTCCTGATGAAGACGTACGACATGGTGGACGACCCGGCCACGGACGCCGTCGTCTCCTGGGGGCCGGCCAACAACAGCTTCATCGTGTGGAACACGCCCGAGTTCGCCCGGGACCTCCTCCCCAAGTACTTCAAGCACAACAACTTCTCCTCCTTCGTCAGGCAGCTCAACACCTAC GGATTCAGAAAAGTTGATCCAGACAAGTGGGAATTTGCAAATGAGGGTTTTTTGAGAGGTCAAAAACATCTACTGAAGACCATCAACAGAAGGAAACCATCGCATGCAAACAACCAAGTGCAAGTGCCACAGCAGCAACCCCAGCAGCAGCATCAGCAGCAACCCCAGTTGCAGAATGCTCCAATGCCTTCTTGTGTAGAGGTGGGGAAGTTTGGGATGGAGGAAGAGATTGAGATGCTAAAGAGGGATAAAAACGTTCTAATGCAGGAGCTTGTCAGGCTGAGACAGCAACAGCAGACCACTGACCATCAGCTGCAGACTTTGGGCAAGCGTCTTCACGGAATGGAGCAGCGACAGCAACAAATGATGTCTTTCCTGGCCAAAGCAATGCAGAGTCCTGGCTTCCTAGCACAGTTTGTACAGCAGAACGAAAACAGCAAAAGAAGAATAGTAGCTGCCAACAAGAAAAGGAGGCTACCTAAGCAAGATGATGGCCTGAACTCTGAAAGTGCGTTGTTGGATGGCCAGATAATCAAGTATCAGCCTATGATCAACGAAGCAGCCAAAGCAATGCTGAGGAAGATCCTGCAGCAGGATACCTCCCCACACAGATTTGAATCCATGGGCAATTCAGATAATTTGCTCCTGGAGAACTGTATGCCAAGTGCTCAAACTTTTGACAGCTCTTCATCAACCCGGAATTCTGCAGTCACCCTTGCAGAGGTCCCAGGCAACTCAGGCATGCCATATATGCCCACGAGCTCTGGGCTTTCAGCAATTTGTTCATCGTCAACTCCCCCTGAGATGCAGTGTCCAGTTCTGGACAGCAACTCATCCACACAACTTCCCACACAACTTCCCAACATGAGTGCTGCATCTTCTATTCCAAAGGCTATGACACCAGGTTTAAGTGATATCAGCATTCCAGGATTCCCAGATCTGCATGATCTCATAACGGAGGACGCAATTAATATTCCTGTAGAGAACTATGCAATGCCTGGTCCTGAGTGTATATTCCCCCTACCAGATGAAGGCAGTGATGACTCTGTTCCCATGGACCCCATCGACACTGATGAGACCGATGACACCCAGAAGCTTCCAGGAATCATTGATTCCTTCTGGGAGCAGTTCCTTTGTGCCAGCCCTCTCTCCATCGACAACGACGAGGTCGATTCAGGTCTGCTGGACACAAGGGAAGCGCAAGAGGAGAATGGATGGACCAGGACCGAGAACTTGGCAAATCTCACTGAACAAATGGGGTTGCTGTCATCCAACCATAGAGGGTGA